A single window of uncultured Methanospirillum sp. DNA harbors:
- a CDS encoding iron ABC transporter permease: MNLECEQKGESIKRFIIVVPLIIGLLLLCFLLDLMLGSVNIPPDALFTIVTGGFVKTTWMNIFWDWRMPKAITAVFAGGALALSGLLMQTFFRNPLADPYILGISSGASLGVAFVMMSAGFCGVGSIFASVGLLGDMSISVAATLGAFIVLLLILLISSKVQSNITILILGIMVSYFSGAIVTILLQFADQSSMHSYSLWTFGSFSGVTWSQIPIFVLLVLIGYIISICSVKSLNALLLGEQYAQSMGMNYTRIKTVIIVTTALLAGGVTAFCGPVGFLGIAIPHLCRAIFVTADHRCLVPGCILVGGIIALCTDIISHVPGTDIVLPINAITALFGAPIVIWVIIRGTRFGRGVTT; this comes from the coding sequence ATGAATCTTGAATGTGAGCAGAAAGGGGAGAGTATAAAGCGGTTCATAATTGTTGTACCGCTCATAATCGGTCTTCTTCTTCTCTGTTTTCTGCTTGATCTTATGCTTGGTTCAGTGAACATTCCTCCTGATGCCTTGTTCACGATTGTAACCGGGGGGTTTGTGAAAACAACCTGGATGAACATCTTCTGGGATTGGAGGATGCCAAAAGCTATTACTGCGGTATTTGCAGGAGGGGCACTGGCACTATCAGGCCTGCTTATGCAGACCTTTTTCCGCAACCCTCTAGCTGATCCGTACATTCTGGGTATCAGTTCAGGAGCGAGTCTTGGTGTTGCCTTTGTTATGATGTCTGCCGGATTTTGCGGAGTTGGGTCTATCTTTGCCAGTGTTGGTCTTCTTGGAGACATGAGCATATCAGTTGCCGCAACTCTGGGTGCATTTATTGTATTACTCCTGATTCTCCTGATATCATCGAAAGTTCAGAGTAATATCACGATTTTGATACTCGGAATTATGGTGTCATACTTCAGCGGAGCTATTGTAACGATACTTCTCCAGTTTGCTGATCAATCAAGTATGCATTCTTATTCACTCTGGACATTTGGAAGTTTTTCTGGTGTTACCTGGAGTCAGATTCCAATATTTGTTCTTCTTGTCCTCATTGGGTACATCATCTCGATCTGTTCGGTCAAATCACTCAATGCCCTTCTCCTGGGAGAACAGTATGCACAGAGTATGGGGATGAACTATACTCGGATCAAAACTGTGATCATAGTAACAACAGCCTTGCTTGCCGGGGGGGTTACTGCATTTTGTGGTCCGGTGGGGTTTTTAGGTATTGCAATTCCCCATCTCTGCCGTGCTATCTTTGTAACTGCAGATCACCGTTGCCTTGTTCCAGGATGTATCCTTGTTGGAGGGATTATTGCCCTGTGTACTGATATCATCTCCCACGTTCCAGGCACAGATATCGTCCTCCCAATCAATGCAATCACTGCTCTCTTCGGAGCGCCGATAGTGATATGGGTTATCATACGAGGAACACGGTTTGGAAGGGGGGTTACTACATGA
- a CDS encoding ABC transporter ATP-binding protein: MKGSSILSCSNLTIGYGGQKSGAREISKNLNLQLNRGELVSLVGPNGAGKSTLIRTLTGIQPPLSGEVRLCDIPIGEISEQDRARMLSVVLTTPVQTGYLTAFDVVALGRFPYTNWAGRLTESDRQIVISSLSSVGASELTYRFIHEMSDGERQKVMIARALAQEPELMVLDEPTAFLDLTHKIETMRILRLVAQKTRKSILLSTHDLNLAIRCSDQLWILNKQGDLVSGTPEDLVLSGIFGSAFEIDGVHFDPTRGEFTIPIDKKGTFSLQASESVERIWTLYALERIGLVPEDEEQADISITLNYDAQQPVWSLSHSTGNQQCGSICELVEGISATLTTEGGLH, translated from the coding sequence ATGAAAGGCTCTTCCATCCTGAGTTGTTCTAACCTTACCATCGGATACGGAGGTCAGAAGTCAGGGGCCCGAGAGATATCAAAGAATCTGAATCTACAACTGAACCGGGGAGAACTTGTATCGCTTGTAGGCCCGAACGGGGCAGGGAAATCTACACTGATTCGGACACTAACCGGGATCCAGCCACCTCTCTCTGGAGAGGTGAGACTTTGTGATATACCAATAGGAGAAATAAGCGAACAGGACCGGGCTCGGATGCTCAGTGTTGTCCTAACGACTCCGGTTCAGACTGGATATCTTACTGCATTTGATGTCGTTGCACTGGGCAGGTTTCCCTATACAAACTGGGCAGGCAGGCTGACTGAGTCTGATCGACAGATAGTAATCTCCTCCCTATCGTCGGTTGGGGCATCAGAACTGACATACCGATTCATTCATGAGATGAGTGATGGTGAGCGACAGAAGGTGATGATCGCCCGTGCTCTTGCACAGGAACCTGAACTGATGGTTCTTGACGAACCTACAGCATTTCTTGATCTGACCCATAAGATTGAGACGATGCGAATTCTACGGCTGGTTGCTCAGAAAACCCGAAAGTCAATCCTGCTCTCAACTCATGATCTGAACCTGGCCATCAGATGTTCAGATCAACTCTGGATCTTAAACAAGCAGGGGGATCTCGTATCAGGGACACCAGAAGATCTCGTCCTCTCCGGGATTTTTGGATCAGCCTTTGAGATTGATGGTGTTCATTTTGACCCAACCAGGGGAGAATTTACTATCCCAATTGACAAAAAAGGGACATTCTCTCTCCAAGCTTCAGAATCAGTAGAACGTATCTGGACATTATATGCCCTTGAACGAATCGGTTTAGTCCCTGAAGATGAAGAACAGGCAGATATATCGATTACTCTGAATTACGATGCACAGCAACCGGTCTGGAGTCTTTCTCATTCAACAGGCAACCAGCAATGCGGGAGTATTTGCGAACTGGTGGAAGGAATATCAGCCACGCTTACCACAGAAGGTGGTCTCCATTAA